Proteins encoded within one genomic window of Phototrophicus methaneseepsis:
- a CDS encoding aminotransferase class I/II-fold pyridoxal phosphate-dependent enzyme, whose protein sequence is MAMGIYPYFRALSDSEGVTATFEGKDVVMLGSNNYLGLTTDPRVRKASEEALHRFGTSVTGSRFLNGTLELHLELERRLAKFVGKEAALVFSTGYQANLGAISAIAGKGDIIILDKDAHASIVDGVMLSRGEMKRFKHNDLEDLERVLSKSPEEAGKLVIVDGVYSMGGDIAPLPEIAEICKRHGARLMVDDAHGVGVTGQGRGTMAHFGLTDEIDLMMGTFSKSFASIGGFVAGSADIIHFIQHHARSLIFSAALPAPNAAAVLAALDIIETEPDHVARVWKNADYMREHLKELGYNTGNSNTPIIPVIIGEKYKTALTWRALIEAGVYTNPVIPPATPPNGSLLRTSYTATQTQDHLDRALAAFKKVGVDLDLIPTADPA, encoded by the coding sequence ATGGCAATGGGCATATACCCTTACTTCCGCGCCCTGAGCGACTCAGAAGGGGTTACCGCCACTTTTGAGGGCAAAGATGTGGTTATGCTGGGCTCAAATAACTATCTGGGCCTCACCACCGATCCTCGTGTTCGCAAAGCGTCTGAAGAAGCACTGCACCGGTTCGGCACAAGCGTAACAGGATCTCGCTTTTTAAACGGCACACTGGAACTCCATCTGGAACTGGAACGCCGTCTCGCCAAATTCGTAGGTAAAGAAGCTGCACTGGTCTTCTCGACAGGCTACCAGGCCAACCTAGGTGCAATTTCCGCCATCGCAGGCAAAGGCGACATCATTATCCTCGACAAAGACGCACACGCTAGCATTGTTGATGGCGTTATGCTCTCTCGGGGCGAAATGAAGCGCTTTAAGCACAATGACCTGGAAGACCTGGAGCGTGTCCTCAGCAAATCGCCGGAAGAAGCCGGTAAACTCGTCATCGTCGATGGCGTTTACAGCATGGGCGGTGATATCGCTCCTCTGCCAGAAATTGCTGAAATCTGCAAACGTCACGGGGCACGCCTGATGGTCGATGATGCCCACGGTGTCGGTGTAACAGGCCAGGGCCGCGGCACAATGGCCCACTTCGGTCTCACAGATGAGATCGATCTGATGATGGGTACCTTCAGCAAGAGCTTCGCCTCTATCGGCGGCTTCGTCGCTGGCTCAGCAGACATCATCCACTTCATTCAACATCACGCTCGGTCACTGATCTTTTCAGCAGCCCTCCCTGCCCCGAACGCAGCTGCTGTCCTTGCCGCTCTGGATATCATCGAGACAGAACCCGACCATGTTGCACGCGTCTGGAAAAATGCAGATTACATGCGTGAACACCTTAAGGAATTAGGCTATAACACCGGGAATAGCAATACACCTATTATTCCGGTCATCATCGGGGAAAAATACAAAACAGCCCTCACGTGGCGCGCCCTGATTGAAGCAGGCGTCTACACCAATCCGGTTATCCCGCCAGCAACGCCGCCAAACGGCTCGCTGTTGCGTACAAGCTACACCGCAACCCAAACACAAGATCACCTTGATCGCGCTCTGGCAGCCTTTAAGAAGGTTGGCGTTGATCTTGATCTGATACCTACGGCAGATCCTGCATAA
- a CDS encoding hydroxymethylglutaryl-CoA reductase, degradative has translation MNEKSSRLSGYYKKSWQERLSTLIEWTDLSSSASDTLSGVAGLSVEDAANMIENAIGIFSLPLGIATNFRINDRDYLIPMVIEEPSVVAAVSNAARLFREGGGFITSSDDPVMIGQIQVLDIENLDTAEQQVLANKQMLLAKADEVGGSILKYGGGSRDIEVFQYPNTSVGNMLIVHLLIDTRDAMGANIINTAVEHIAPDIEALTSGRVNLRILSNLTDRRKAHAEGMIPASELARGEMTGEEVVQAIVEAAVFAEVDPYRAATHNKGIMNGIDAVILATGNDWRAVEAGAHAYAARDGRYTSMTKWWQDEDGNLRGRIDVPLAVGIVGGATRVHPVAQLALRILDISSAQQLSEIVAAVGLAQNLAAIRALATDGIQAGHMRMHARQLAVAAGAASQDVGRIAQQMIANQRIRLEYAKELVQKLNSDGTISHDS, from the coding sequence ATGAACGAGAAGAGCTCCAGACTATCAGGTTATTATAAGAAAAGTTGGCAAGAGAGATTGTCTACACTCATTGAGTGGACAGACCTCTCGTCTTCAGCTAGTGATACCCTTAGTGGGGTAGCAGGTCTATCCGTAGAAGATGCTGCCAATATGATTGAAAATGCCATTGGTATTTTCAGTTTGCCATTAGGTATTGCTACCAATTTCCGTATCAATGATCGAGATTATCTCATCCCTATGGTTATCGAAGAACCCTCAGTTGTTGCTGCTGTTAGCAATGCTGCAAGGTTGTTCCGTGAAGGTGGTGGTTTCATTACCTCCAGTGATGATCCAGTCATGATTGGTCAAATACAGGTTTTGGATATTGAAAACCTCGATACTGCTGAACAACAAGTTTTAGCTAATAAACAAATGCTATTAGCTAAAGCTGATGAAGTTGGTGGCAGTATCCTTAAATACGGTGGTGGTAGTCGAGACATCGAGGTCTTTCAATATCCCAACACCAGTGTCGGGAATATGTTAATTGTGCACCTGCTTATTGATACGCGCGACGCCATGGGTGCCAACATCATTAATACAGCCGTTGAGCACATCGCGCCTGACATTGAGGCACTGACCAGTGGACGTGTTAATTTACGTATCCTGAGTAACCTGACAGATCGCCGTAAAGCCCATGCTGAGGGGATGATTCCTGCCTCGGAATTGGCTCGTGGTGAAATGACTGGTGAAGAGGTCGTACAGGCGATTGTCGAGGCGGCTGTCTTTGCTGAAGTTGATCCTTACCGGGCTGCGACGCATAATAAGGGCATTATGAATGGTATTGATGCGGTCATCCTCGCGACGGGTAATGATTGGCGTGCTGTCGAGGCTGGTGCTCATGCTTATGCTGCACGCGATGGCCGCTATACCAGCATGACGAAATGGTGGCAGGATGAAGATGGTAATTTGCGCGGTCGTATCGATGTGCCATTAGCGGTTGGTATTGTGGGTGGGGCAACTCGCGTTCACCCTGTGGCACAGCTTGCTTTGCGCATCCTCGATATTTCATCTGCACAGCAGCTCTCGGAAATTGTAGCTGCTGTGGGCCTAGCTCAAAATTTGGCAGCAATCCGCGCACTGGCTACAGATGGGATACAAGCGGGGCATATGCGGATGCACGCGAGGCAGCTTGCGGTCGCTGCCGGGGCTGCGAGCCAGGATGTTGGCCGTATCGCCCAACAAATGATCGCAAATCAGCGTATTCGATTGGAGTACGCTAAAGAACTTGTTCAAAAGCTCAACAGTGATGGGACAATATCACATGACAGTTGA
- a CDS encoding efflux RND transporter permease subunit, with the protein MRWFFDIITRLSVRFRLVTFALVILVIVMGGVAASELQQELLPPVEFPQTIILAQVSGMTSDQVLNVVTTRLEEEIDAVPEVVNIESTTSSTIGAIIIASNDFGVDQQHLQGEIQAAIDSMWLPQRRIVPPEGADSQVFAAERLAELPGDVLLYLASNNSNFAFQLSPEVWSALNDETFTAFASYLATQTLQDDGEKTALQRLIEQELVPQLENASLVASVNISGGQSLPGEAEAAVTLTEDAQDSEGEVLLLQLTPDVRRVIAERLGVAAIDETTIGSLGLDAPTLPETIPTLPAGWLEPGFKSAADLQEMVTLTRSLGDVFNEFYETGKIVGALGQTDDLTPDDVTQLLAIEPSLVEDLNADQLAALPDDVFAALPDDYIDSLDGFTRDALAASSLATTLAGEAEIAPETLPTSWRIQPPQIITFSLSDLPLATFSIFSTGEGTAASSADEVVESESSNEAVAATDDTESTTETVTDVEPEDYPEGPELPAIYPLMGDLFGAEMDTADDLLFIQPSGELAESFGVSSFSAAEFFNTLTLFGESFGAMGQGDSDTAGMEMPEINIAEFVPALNECGVGLLDITGGNFNIAETLVGCLSPDAVAFLIENDPDFAPSLNAEVIGYFSLDVLALDGISPVLSDVWSTLANQPQFIEMPLATADDLIALGNGSVASVLNTINDNVPERFTGYEVRLFDSLTPTLIMYFQQEEPDFFEELSTDVLLKLSPEVLAELPEDVLAGLDDETRNQIDAIASGDAPSAAQELSDLYTVDTDIEPTDPDAPALGPTWQMIVAFIPGVDSLDNASDIVRHSEVIGAPAEFVNSFLTGQGASLAPDLIGELSVDALTYINERDDAFLTNLQPQALQMLQPDVLAALPQAIQERATADEIFIPTTQVTRANGNSSLSVTVYKRSDANTVEAFYAVNDIVEGVNAANDDIDVTIAFEQSSFIEESISGVVREGSLGAFFAVINILIFLSGGVWGRRGRSIVGALLVALSVGFLLFQLSSLNSVANGDLQVAWDLADPLMRVIGIAGIIAGLLIVVWPGTLPYPAWRSTIVIGISIPLSILAALAMMHWLPFEELTLNIMTLSGLTVAIGRVVDDSIVVLENIYREIERGLDKHDAIIEGTRDVSVAIFSATMIAVVVFLPLGFTGGIVGEFFLPFGLAVTYALAGSFVVAITVVPALASIFISASEIHEEEDSWMERLYVPSLKFALRSNATRFGIIIIALLSIVLSVILAATRPLTFLPDFGEPQISVSVNMPEGTSIIETNRLVVEMANFIDDTIPEDERSTIRETVGGSGFSFEALFAGESVSENVADITVGITSMEAADEYVHVLRDRAFEIFGEENVSVTAGSLTSEGFSGFELVLSGPDQAVLEELDPVIIETLNGIDGITNVESNLSAAAMPGAEGGSVTYVRIDQKPALSYTAELETEDTIGLTQTAIDVLAENVELPDGVEITQGFDSQIQTEGFEDLGVAILSALVIIIIILIVVFGSLVYWIAIIFSVIVAPVGAAIALTITDRVLGISAMIGLLMLLGLVITNAIVLIDRVNSNRSERGMGLYDALVEAGARRLRPILMTTIATIIALIPLSLGLSEGAIIAKELGTVVIGGVLSSMLLTLLVVPAVYYVLSQLTQLVLRSLGRETPMTDVDTKDSGS; encoded by the coding sequence CTGGTGATTGTGATGGGTGGTGTTGCTGCTTCTGAATTACAACAGGAATTGCTGCCCCCGGTTGAGTTCCCTCAGACGATTATCCTTGCACAAGTTTCTGGCATGACGAGCGACCAAGTTCTGAATGTTGTGACGACACGACTTGAGGAAGAAATTGATGCAGTGCCGGAAGTCGTCAATATCGAATCGACGACATCGAGCACTATTGGCGCAATTATCATCGCTAGCAATGATTTCGGTGTCGATCAGCAGCATTTGCAAGGAGAAATCCAGGCGGCGATTGATAGTATGTGGCTGCCTCAGCGGCGTATCGTGCCGCCAGAAGGCGCTGATTCTCAGGTTTTCGCCGCTGAGCGTCTGGCTGAGTTACCTGGTGATGTGCTGTTGTATCTTGCGAGCAATAACTCAAACTTCGCATTTCAACTTTCTCCAGAAGTCTGGTCGGCGTTGAATGATGAAACCTTCACGGCCTTTGCTTCCTACCTGGCGACGCAAACGTTGCAAGATGATGGTGAAAAGACGGCTCTACAACGTTTGATTGAACAGGAGCTGGTGCCCCAATTGGAGAACGCCTCCCTTGTCGCCAGTGTAAATATTTCTGGCGGGCAATCCTTACCGGGCGAAGCTGAAGCGGCTGTGACATTAACGGAAGATGCTCAGGATAGCGAAGGTGAAGTCCTTTTGCTGCAATTAACGCCTGATGTGAGGCGAGTCATTGCTGAACGTCTAGGTGTTGCAGCCATTGATGAAACGACGATTGGTTCGTTAGGCTTAGATGCACCGACATTGCCAGAAACGATTCCGACATTACCAGCGGGCTGGCTGGAGCCTGGTTTTAAATCGGCGGCTGACCTGCAAGAAATGGTGACGCTGACGCGTTCCCTGGGTGATGTCTTCAATGAATTTTACGAAACGGGTAAGATCGTTGGCGCTTTAGGCCAGACAGATGACCTCACGCCTGATGATGTGACGCAACTGCTGGCAATTGAACCCTCTCTGGTTGAAGACCTGAATGCGGATCAATTAGCAGCTTTGCCAGATGATGTGTTTGCGGCTTTGCCAGACGATTATATTGATAGCTTGGATGGTTTTACGCGAGATGCGCTGGCCGCATCTTCCCTTGCGACGACCCTGGCAGGCGAGGCCGAAATCGCCCCAGAAACACTGCCTACAAGTTGGAGGATTCAGCCGCCGCAGATCATCACATTTAGCTTATCTGATTTGCCGCTGGCGACGTTTAGCATTTTTAGCACGGGTGAAGGCACTGCTGCATCATCAGCGGATGAGGTTGTTGAATCAGAGAGTAGCAATGAGGCTGTAGCCGCTACAGATGATACTGAAAGTACAACCGAAACAGTGACTGATGTTGAGCCAGAAGATTATCCTGAAGGCCCGGAACTGCCCGCTATCTATCCATTGATGGGTGATTTGTTCGGCGCTGAAATGGATACGGCTGATGACTTGCTGTTTATTCAGCCGAGTGGTGAATTGGCTGAGAGTTTTGGTGTGTCATCGTTCAGCGCGGCGGAATTCTTTAATACGTTGACGCTGTTTGGCGAATCTTTTGGCGCAATGGGGCAGGGCGATAGCGATACGGCTGGCATGGAGATGCCTGAGATTAACATCGCTGAGTTTGTGCCAGCGCTTAATGAATGTGGCGTGGGCTTGCTGGATATTACGGGCGGTAATTTTAACATTGCTGAGACCTTGGTTGGGTGTCTATCGCCGGATGCGGTGGCTTTCCTGATTGAGAATGATCCTGATTTTGCTCCATCCCTCAATGCTGAGGTCATTGGTTATTTTTCGCTGGATGTTTTGGCGCTGGATGGTATTTCGCCAGTATTGAGTGATGTATGGTCAACCTTGGCGAATCAGCCGCAGTTTATAGAGATGCCGTTGGCGACAGCGGATGATTTGATTGCCCTGGGTAATGGTAGCGTCGCATCTGTGCTGAATACGATCAACGATAACGTGCCGGAGCGCTTCACAGGCTATGAGGTTCGCCTGTTCGATAGCTTAACGCCGACGTTGATTATGTATTTCCAGCAAGAGGAGCCGGATTTCTTTGAGGAACTTTCTACAGATGTTCTGTTGAAACTCTCGCCAGAGGTGCTGGCTGAATTACCTGAGGATGTCTTAGCTGGTTTAGATGATGAGACACGTAACCAGATTGATGCGATTGCATCGGGTGATGCACCATCAGCCGCGCAGGAACTCTCTGATCTTTACACAGTTGATACAGATATTGAGCCAACAGACCCGGATGCGCCCGCCCTGGGGCCAACCTGGCAGATGATCGTTGCTTTCATCCCTGGTGTTGATTCACTTGATAATGCATCGGATATTGTGCGACATAGCGAAGTGATTGGCGCCCCAGCGGAGTTTGTCAATTCATTTCTGACGGGGCAGGGCGCGTCCCTGGCGCCTGACCTCATTGGTGAATTGAGTGTTGATGCTTTGACCTATATCAATGAGCGAGATGATGCGTTCCTTACAAATCTGCAACCACAAGCTTTGCAGATGTTGCAACCGGATGTGCTTGCTGCGCTGCCTCAGGCGATACAGGAACGGGCAACGGCAGATGAAATCTTCATCCCGACGACACAGGTTACGCGGGCGAATGGTAACTCAAGCTTATCTGTGACGGTATACAAGCGCTCAGATGCTAATACTGTTGAGGCATTCTACGCGGTTAACGATATCGTCGAGGGTGTGAATGCGGCTAATGACGATATTGATGTGACAATCGCCTTTGAGCAGAGCAGCTTCATTGAAGAGTCTATTAGTGGTGTGGTCCGGGAAGGTAGCCTTGGGGCTTTCTTCGCTGTGATTAACATCCTGATATTCTTGAGTGGGGGTGTCTGGGGACGGCGTGGTCGTAGCATTGTTGGCGCACTGCTTGTTGCGTTGTCTGTTGGCTTCCTGCTATTCCAATTGTCATCGCTTAATAGCGTTGCCAATGGGGATTTGCAGGTTGCTTGGGATCTGGCTGATCCGTTGATGCGTGTGATTGGTATTGCCGGCATCATTGCTGGTCTATTGATCGTTGTGTGGCCTGGCACGTTACCATACCCCGCTTGGCGGAGCACGATTGTCATTGGTATCAGCATTCCGCTGTCGATTCTGGCAGCGTTGGCGATGATGCACTGGCTGCCATTTGAGGAGCTAACGCTCAACATTATGACGCTTTCCGGCCTGACGGTCGCTATTGGGCGCGTGGTCGATGATTCGATTGTGGTTTTGGAGAATATCTATCGCGAGATTGAACGTGGCCTTGATAAGCATGATGCCATCATCGAGGGGACCCGCGATGTGTCTGTTGCGATCTTCTCCGCGACGATGATTGCTGTCGTTGTCTTCCTGCCGCTGGGCTTCACGGGTGGTATCGTCGGTGAGTTCTTCCTGCCATTTGGTCTGGCTGTGACGTATGCTCTGGCTGGGTCTTTCGTCGTGGCGATTACGGTTGTTCCGGCTCTTGCTTCTATTTTCATCTCTGCGAGTGAAATTCATGAAGAAGAAGATAGCTGGATGGAACGGCTTTATGTGCCTTCACTGAAGTTTGCCCTAAGGAGTAACGCCACGCGGTTTGGTATCATCATCATTGCACTGCTATCGATTGTGCTGAGCGTTATCCTCGCGGCAACTAGGCCACTTACGTTCTTGCCTGATTTTGGCGAGCCGCAAATTTCCGTATCTGTGAATATGCCAGAGGGGACTTCTATCATCGAGACAAATCGTCTCGTGGTGGAGATGGCCAACTTCATTGATGACACAATCCCTGAAGATGAACGCTCGACCATCCGTGAAACGGTCGGTGGGAGTGGCTTTAGCTTTGAAGCGCTCTTCGCTGGTGAGAGCGTAAGCGAAAATGTAGCTGATATTACTGTGGGTATCACATCCATGGAGGCCGCTGATGAGTATGTCCATGTGCTGCGTGATCGTGCTTTTGAAATCTTCGGCGAAGAGAATGTATCTGTAACTGCAGGCAGCCTAACAAGCGAGGGCTTTAGTGGTTTTGAACTGGTGCTCTCTGGGCCAGATCAGGCTGTGCTTGAAGAGCTTGATCCGGTTATCATCGAAACGCTGAACGGCATTGATGGTATTACGAATGTCGAGAGTAATCTTTCGGCTGCTGCTATGCCAGGGGCAGAGGGCGGCTCTGTGACATATGTACGCATTGATCAGAAGCCTGCCTTAAGCTATACCGCCGAACTGGAGACAGAGGATACGATCGGGCTTACACAGACAGCGATCGACGTCCTGGCAGAAAACGTAGAACTGCCTGATGGTGTTGAAATTACGCAGGGCTTTGATAGTCAGATTCAGACAGAAGGCTTTGAAGATCTGGGTGTGGCGATTCTGAGCGCGCTTGTCATCATCATTATCATTCTGATCGTGGTGTTTGGCTCACTTGTGTACTGGATTGCGATCATCTTCAGCGTGATTGTGGCACCAGTAGGGGCTGCAATTGCTTTGACGATTACAGATCGCGTGTTGGGTATTTCCGCCATGATTGGCTTGTTGATGCTGCTTGGCCTTGTGATTACGAATGCGATCGTGCTCATCGACCGGGTGAACTCGAACCGGAGCGAGCGTGGTATGGGTTTGTATGATGCGCTTGTGGAAGCCGGGGCGCGGCGTCTACGGCCCATCCTCATGACGACGATTGCAACCATTATCGCGCTGATACCCCTGTCGCTGGGGCTGTCTGAAGGTGCGATTATTGCCAAGGAACTGGGTACAGTCGTGATTGGTGGTGTTTTGAGCAGTATGTTGCTCACGTTGTTGGTTGTGCCGGCAGTGTATTATGTGCTGTCGCAGCTCACACAGCTTGTGCTGCGCTCGTTAGGCCGAGAGACCCCTATGACGGATGTCGACACAAAGGACTCTGGCTCGTAG
- a CDS encoding polysaccharide deacetylase family protein has protein sequence MRNICILGIFLLLTTITAETQDKRIYQTDGTLRRIYTPILMYHYISELPPEADDIRIGLTVLPHQFADHMAYLRDQNYQTISMDQLDEALRYGVSLPQNPIILTFDDGYIDHYTAATPILKQNGFQGIFYVITAFADNNLPGYMNWQQINDIAADGMWIGSHTKNHVELTDRSYDYLVYEILGSLESIEQHTGNYPTTFSYPIGRYDETTLDVVDTTEIKRSVTTFPGAYHTTDNRHEVSRLRVTSDMEAAGLDQMLRFYRDLR, from the coding sequence ATGCGAAATATATGTATTCTGGGGATTTTTTTACTGCTAACAACAATCACAGCAGAAACACAGGACAAACGCATCTATCAAACAGATGGCACATTGAGACGGATCTATACGCCCATTCTGATGTATCACTACATTAGTGAACTACCACCAGAAGCAGACGACATCCGCATAGGGCTTACCGTTCTACCACATCAATTTGCTGATCACATGGCTTACTTGCGTGATCAAAATTACCAGACGATATCTATGGATCAACTCGATGAGGCATTGCGTTATGGTGTGTCGTTACCCCAAAATCCAATCATCCTGACATTTGATGACGGTTACATTGACCATTACACAGCAGCCACACCTATACTCAAACAGAATGGTTTTCAGGGTATTTTTTACGTGATTACTGCTTTTGCAGATAACAATCTTCCAGGCTATATGAATTGGCAGCAAATCAATGACATCGCAGCAGATGGTATGTGGATTGGTTCACATACGAAAAACCATGTCGAGCTAACGGATCGAAGTTATGATTATCTCGTCTATGAAATTCTGGGCAGTCTGGAAAGTATTGAACAGCATACAGGCAACTATCCAACAACGTTTTCTTATCCTATTGGCCGTTATGATGAAACAACCCTGGATGTTGTTGATACAACCGAGATTAAGCGATCTGTGACGACCTTCCCTGGCGCATATCATACGACTGATAATCGTCATGAAGTGAGTAGGCTCCGAGTGACCTCAGACATGGAAGCCGCTGGGTTAGATCAAATGCTTCGTTTCTATCGAGATTTGCGATAA